In Mycobacterium branderi, the DNA window GTCGTTGGGTGCGGCCCGATCTCCGGCAAGCGCATCGACCTCGTCGAACAAGTAGACCCCCCGCGTGTCGATGAGCGCATCGAAAATCAAGCGCAGTTTCGCTGCCGTCTCACCCATGTATTTGGTGATGATTGTGTCCAGCCGCACCGAAAACAGTGGAAGCCCCAACTCGCCGGCAATAACTCGCGCGGTTGAAGTCTTGCCGGTCCCTGGCGGGCCGGTGAGCAGCAACCGGCCCGCGGCCCGAAGACCGTGGCGGGCAAGCATGTCTCGTTGACGCTGCTCAAGCAATACATGCCGCAGGTGCTCGGCAAGACCCGGGGATAACACGAGGTCTGCCAGTCGAGACTCCGGATAGCTGACAGCGAGCAGAGAGCCCAGTTCACCCCGGGGCTGCGCCACCGGCACCACCGAGGCCACCCGCGACTTCACTGCACCACGCTTACGCAACTCGTCAACCAGGTCGCGCAGTTCTTGGGCGAACTTTGCGTGCCCAGCTCGTGCAGCTTTTGCAGCCACCTGCATCGCCACGGCGTAGAACTGGGGGTCGTCGCCCTCGGCGTGGCTCATGACGAGAGCCTTCAACTGGTCATTTGTCGCCACCGCTGACCTCCCTTCGGGTCAAACAACCGTCCTGACCAGCACGGCAGGCCCCGTGAGCTGAGTCTAACGGGCGTGATGACTGCTTCCCGACACCACGCCTGACGCAAGTACACCAACCTGGCCCGACGAGGAATGCCCGAATGCAGCGAATGCCGGGCGCCACACGCAAAGTCGTACGTGTTCTAAAGGCAAAGTTTCGGCATGTACCGACGGACGAGACGTTTACCCAACGGACGAGACGTTCTAAATCCGCCAATGCGGCTGTACCCGGTTGATATCCAACTTGCGCGACCCGGGCGTGCCGGGTGCGATGACGGCGTGATCGAGCACTGATTTGATGATGGCTTGTTGGCGGTCGATGTCAAGGTCATCCCACTGACCGCGCAGCACCTCGCCGCAGCCCACCAGATCCATCACCGCACTGGTGTCGGTGGCCTTGGCGATGTCGCGGCGGGCGCGGGCGATGCGGTCGGTGATGGGGTCGCGGGCAGCGATCCATTCCCGCGCCGACACCGCCCCCTCTGCATACAGCCCGGCCAATTCATCCAAGCGGGCCTGGTCGGCCTCCAACTGGGCGGCCAACGCGGCGACGTCGGCGTCCACACTGGACCTACCTGCTAATGCTCCTGCCAGCTGGGGTGAGTCCAGTCGGGTCAGCACCGCATCGGTGAGCAATTCCTCGACCGGCAGCGCCACCACGGTCAGTCGCCCGCAGCCACCGTGATCGGGACCTTTCAAACACACGTAGCGCCGCACCCGGTTAGTCGGATTGTTATGGCGGGCTTGGGAAAACAACCGATTCCCACACCGCCCGCACCGCAACATCCCCGACAGCAGGTAGGTGCGCGGGGCGCGAGTTTTCGTGACGCTGCGAGCAGTCATCCGGGCAAGGATGCGGTCGCGCTCGCCCGCGGTGATGATCGCCGGCCACGCCGCGGCGCCGATCACCTCACCATGATGCTCCCGGAGCCCGGCGATCCGTCCGGAGGCCAAAATGTTGCGCACCGTGGTGGTCTGCCACGACTTCGACGCGGGCGGGGCCACACCGGTGTCGCTGAGCCAGATGGTCAACGACCGGATCGACGCACCCGCGAGATACCGGTCGACCATCTCCCGCACGATCTTGGCTTCCTCAGGGCGCAGGGTAATTTTGTCGGGCTCGTATCCGAAAGGGCGCGCCGGGCCGTGCGGCAGGCCTTTTTCGGCGTTCTGCAACATCTTGCGGCGGATACGCGCGGATTTGCGGCCAGATTCTTTGGCGGCGAACGCGGCGAAAATCCGGGCCATGAACAACCCGTCATCGTTACCCAAATCGATGTCGGCGGTCACGGTAGCGACATCACGCACCCCGACCGACTCACACAGCGTCACGAAGTCTTCCAACTCGACCGGACGGCGATGTAGCCGGTCGAGGTTGTAGACGATCACCGCATCCCGCGCACCGGATTTCAGGTCATCCAGCATGCGGGCGTACTCGCGGCGCGGCTTTCCCGAATACGCTGAGACATCATTGTCGACGTACTCGTCACCGATCGGCCAGCCTCGCTCCGCGGCGAGCTTGCGGCAGTCTTCGAGTTGACGGGCGACCCCCAGGCCGGTGCCCTCCACATCGGCTGAGATGCGGGCGTAGATCGCCGCGGACCGCGCCCCGACACGCTGAGCTGGAGTTTTCGCTTTCCCCATGAGGGTAGTTTAGCGATATTTCAGCTTGGACAGCTCGGTGGGGCCGCCGTCTTCCCAGTGGCGGATGTGGTGGGCGTGCAGGCCGCGGGTGGCCCCACAGCCGGGCACCACGCAGCAGCGGTCGCGGTGCTCCAGGGCGCGGCGCAGCCGCCGGTTGATCACCCGGGTGGTGCGCCCGGCGCCGATCGGCTGGCCGGCACGTTCGAACCACACCTCACAAGTGGCGTCACAGCCCAGGTATTGGCGCTCGGCCTCGGATAGCAGCGGGCCCAGATGCAGCGCGGCGACGCGCTCTTTAACGTCGAGATGGGCCACCACCGTGGTGTGCTGGCCGTGTGGGCGGCGGGCCACCTCGGTGTCCCAACTGGTTTCGACCAGCCGCATGAACGCCTCCAGGGTGCCCGGCAGCGGCGGCGCCTGCTCGAAGACCGTCCCGCCGTCGCGGTCGTGTTTCCACTCGGTGATCAGCGCATCGCGGTGCGAGGCCAGCGCCGCCTCGAATTTGGCCGCGTCGTCGTGGGCCAGTTTGATCCGCCACCAGGCGAACTGCTCATCGCCGCCCTTGGTGATCGAGGGCTGCGGCTCAGGGCGCCCCTCGGGCTCGGGTCGCGGTTCGAGCTTGACCGCGGTGCGCAGCTGGCTGACCGTGGCCACCGCCGCCAACGCCGCGTAATGCTCATCGGAGCCCTGCCCGGCCCGCCCCGCGATCACGCCGACCTGATCTAGCGACAGCCGGCCCTCGGCCATCCCCTGAGCGCAGCGCGGAAACTCCTCGAACCGGCGCGCCACCGTCGCGATGGTGTGCGCCGTGCCCGAGGACAACCCGAGTTTCCAGGCCATCAACGCCGCCAGCGAGCGCACACCGGTCATCCCCCACAACTCGTCACGATCCAGCTCCGCGGCAATCTGCACCAGGCGCGCATCAATGGCATTGCGCTGACCGGCCAACTCCGCCAACTCCTCAAACAACACCTCAAGCCGATCGACAGGCCTCCACCCCACAGCAGGCGAAGCACTGGTCAACGACATACCCGCATCATCGCACCCGGGTCCGACAAGTTTCGGCCCGCAGATCCGCGCCAGGGTCCGCCGCTGATACGGCGGTTCGGAACGCACGTTACGGTCAGCTTCGTGCGCCACGCTATCTATCTCCCACTGTTTGGAGACCTTGCTGATCCTCGGGCATTAGTCGATATAGCCCTTGCAGCCGAAACGCACGGATGGCAGGGGCTTTTCGTCTGGGACCATGTCCTGAGCCCGATCCCTGGCGAGTGGGCAATCGCAGATCCTTGGATTGCCTTGGCCGCCGTAGCCACTGTGACGGCGCGCATCCGGTTAGGCCCAATGGTCACCCCGCTTCCGCGTCGCAGAATCATCAAAGTGGCACGCGAAACCGTCACCCTTGATCGCCTCAGCGGCGGTCGACTGATCCTGGGCCTGGGCATTGGCATCGACACAGGCCGCGAACTATCGGCGTTCCGCGAGGTTACCGATGCGCGTCGGCGTGCTCGCATGCTCGACATCGGGACCAAAGCGTTAGTCGACTTGTGGTCCGGCGCAACGGTTATCAACACGCACGAGGTCATCCTTGACGGTGTGCGTGCACTTCCCGGCCCCGTACAGCAGCCACGAATTCCGATTTGGTTCGGCACCGAGCGCGTCAGCGGGCCACCAGTCGCACGGGCCGCCCACTACGACGGACTCTTTCCCCTCCATGCCCGGCCAGCGGACATCCCGCTCATTTTCGAAGCCGTCGCCGAGATTCGCGGCGACATCGACGGTTTCGACGTCGCGGTCGTCGCTCGCCCCGACACCGACGTCGACGCATTTCAGACTGCCGGAGCGACATGGGCGATGCATGCCTTCTGGCCCGGCCACCGTCCCGACCAAGTACTCCGGCTCATCGAAAGCGGCCCGCCCCAGTGAGGTTAGACGATCACGTGTCGCAGCGCAGGCGCTCGGCGGCCGCAACCGTCGCGTCGACGTAGGTGTCCGGGTCGGTGAGGAAGACGTCATGGTCGGCGTCAATCTCCATCACCGCGGCACCGAGCAGTGTGGCCATTAAACGTTGATCGCAGGGCGACACTGCCCGGTCGCGTGCGGTGACGACGACCACGGTGGGTAGCCCGGCGATTGTTGCCACGTGCGGGCGAAAGTCGAAGGCATATTCGTCAAGAATCGCATCGACGATCACCCGCGGGTGGCACAACACGAGCTCACCCCGCAGCCACGGCCACCATTCCGCGGTGAGGGGATGCCCATTTCGCACGCGGTTGAAATAGCGCAGTGGCAACGAGCGACCAATGCCGCGGCTGCGATTGGCCAACGGGCGCAACGCCTTTAGCGCGACGCGACTGATCCGGTCGCTCGGCGTGTCGAAGGACATGGCGGTTGCCTGCAGGATCAGTCCCGCTATGCGATCGCGGTGGCGGCGGGCGAATTCCAGTCCGACAGGCCCGCCGAGTGAATAACCGCATACGACAACGCGGTCGAGCTCGATCGCGTCGAGCAGCGCAGCGACGTCGTCGGCGCACTGAGTGATGCTGAACCGTTCCGTGCGCGTCAGCGGCAGACCGCGACCGTGCCCGCGCAAATCCATTGCGATAACCCCGAAGCGCTCGGCGAGCGGGCCCATCACATGGCAGAAGTTGAAGTCGGACGTGATCGCCCACCCGTGCAGCAGCAGCACCGGGCTTGCGCCCGGCGCCACGCGGACCATGGCCTGCCCCATACCGCCCGGGAATTCGACCGAGCGCAACGGCGGCAGCGCGCAGCCGGCATCCTCCGGCCCGAAGCTTGCCGTCACGCGTCAACCCACGTGCACGTCGGGCGTGCGGACATGCTCCGGGCGGAAGCCCCGTCCGACCACAATCGGCGGAATGAACTGCAGCGGACCGCGGCCGACGATTCTCGGGATACGGATCGGCGACAAGTCACCGCTCAAGTTGGGCTCGATCGCCGTGTCCTGCAAAAACACCTGGCCCGCCTGGATGATCCGGGTGGGCAGTTCGCGGCGGCGCTGCACTTTGGCGAGGTCCGCATCCGTCAGACGACCGTCACGCAGCGGGGCGTGAAGGATGTTCGCCGCGGCCACCGCGTCGGCGACGGCGAGATTGATGCCGATCCCACCGGCCGGCGACATGGCGTGTGCCGCATCGCCGATGCACAGCAGCCCGGTACGCCACCAGGTCTTGAGCCGGTCGACCCGCACGTCGAGTTGGCTGGTGTCATCCCAGGAGCGCAAGTCGTCGACGTGTTCGCGCAGGCGGGGCTGCGCGGCCACCAGGCGCTCTTTGAAGTCCTCCAGCGAGCCGTCCCGCGGGCTCGTCCCCTTCGGCATCAGATACGCGACCTGCCAGTAGTCGCCCCGGTAAATCATGGCCATCAACAGGCCTTTACGGATCACGCCGAACAGCTCCTCGGGATCGCCCGGGCGCCATTTCAGCCGGAACCACAGCACATCCATCGGCGAGTGCGCCCTGGCGATCTCCAGACCCGCTGCGGCCCGCACCGCGGACTTGCGCCCGTCGGCACCCACCACCAGCTCGGCATGCACCTCCAGTTCCGGTGTGCGCACCCCGACGATGCGATCGCCGTCGAAGATCACGTCCGTGACCTCGGCGTTCCGGACCAACGTGAATTCCGGGTAAGCAGAAGCCTTTTCGGTGAGGAAGTCGAGAAAGTC includes these proteins:
- a CDS encoding FAD-dependent oxidoreductase, whose protein sequence is MTRILQTQVCVAGGGPAGLVHALLLARAGIQVVVLEKHNDFLRDFRGDTVHPTTLRIMDELGLIDEFLRLPHTKINRVAFDADGSIRTFGNFRGLKWLGFKQPYIALMPQWDFLDFLTEKASAYPEFTLVRNAEVTDVIFDGDRIVGVRTPELEVHAELVVGADGRKSAVRAAAGLEIARAHSPMDVLWFRLKWRPGDPEELFGVIRKGLLMAMIYRGDYWQVAYLMPKGTSPRDGSLEDFKERLVAAQPRLREHVDDLRSWDDTSQLDVRVDRLKTWWRTGLLCIGDAAHAMSPAGGIGINLAVADAVAAANILHAPLRDGRLTDADLAKVQRRRELPTRIIQAGQVFLQDTAIEPNLSGDLSPIRIPRIVGRGPLQFIPPIVVGRGFRPEHVRTPDVHVG
- a CDS encoding AAA family ATPase, producing MATNDQLKALVMSHAEGDDPQFYAVAMQVAAKAARAGHAKFAQELRDLVDELRKRGAVKSRVASVVPVAQPRGELGSLLAVSYPESRLADLVLSPGLAEHLRHVLLEQRQRDMLARHGLRAAGRLLLTGPPGTGKTSTARVIAGELGLPLFSVRLDTIITKYMGETAAKLRLIFDALIDTRGVYLFDEVDALAGDRAAPNDVGEIRRVLNSFLQFLEEDSSDSIIIAATNHPKLLDNALYRRFDTVMDFALPDDAATEAVIRNRLARFQIGNLSWPRVVAAARGLSHGEIATAAENAAKRTVLAGRARVRTDDLVAALHERPRANHHGESAI
- a CDS encoding alpha/beta fold hydrolase; the encoded protein is MTASFGPEDAGCALPPLRSVEFPGGMGQAMVRVAPGASPVLLLHGWAITSDFNFCHVMGPLAERFGVIAMDLRGHGRGLPLTRTERFSITQCADDVAALLDAIELDRVVVCGYSLGGPVGLEFARRHRDRIAGLILQATAMSFDTPSDRISRVALKALRPLANRSRGIGRSLPLRYFNRVRNGHPLTAEWWPWLRGELVLCHPRVIVDAILDEYAFDFRPHVATIAGLPTVVVVTARDRAVSPCDQRLMATLLGAAVMEIDADHDVFLTDPDTYVDATVAAAERLRCDT
- a CDS encoding LLM class flavin-dependent oxidoreductase, with the translated sequence MRHAIYLPLFGDLADPRALVDIALAAETHGWQGLFVWDHVLSPIPGEWAIADPWIALAAVATVTARIRLGPMVTPLPRRRIIKVARETVTLDRLSGGRLILGLGIGIDTGRELSAFREVTDARRRARMLDIGTKALVDLWSGATVINTHEVILDGVRALPGPVQQPRIPIWFGTERVSGPPVARAAHYDGLFPLHARPADIPLIFEAVAEIRGDIDGFDVAVVARPDTDVDAFQTAGATWAMHAFWPGHRPDQVLRLIESGPPQ
- a CDS encoding recombinase family protein; amino-acid sequence: MGKAKTPAQRVGARSAAIYARISADVEGTGLGVARQLEDCRKLAAERGWPIGDEYVDNDVSAYSGKPRREYARMLDDLKSGARDAVIVYNLDRLHRRPVELEDFVTLCESVGVRDVATVTADIDLGNDDGLFMARIFAAFAAKESGRKSARIRRKMLQNAEKGLPHGPARPFGYEPDKITLRPEEAKIVREMVDRYLAGASIRSLTIWLSDTGVAPPASKSWQTTTVRNILASGRIAGLREHHGEVIGAAAWPAIITAGERDRILARMTARSVTKTRAPRTYLLSGMLRCGRCGNRLFSQARHNNPTNRVRRYVCLKGPDHGGCGRLTVVALPVEELLTDAVLTRLDSPQLAGALAGRSSVDADVAALAAQLEADQARLDELAGLYAEGAVSAREWIAARDPITDRIARARRDIAKATDTSAVMDLVGCGEVLRGQWDDLDIDRQQAIIKSVLDHAVIAPGTPGSRKLDINRVQPHWRI